A section of the Triticum dicoccoides isolate Atlit2015 ecotype Zavitan chromosome 7A, WEW_v2.0, whole genome shotgun sequence genome encodes:
- the LOC119329661 gene encoding calcium homeostasis endoplasmic reticulum protein-like translates to MDRQAQDYAAAAMAYAQAQQQPPPQYGFHPQAQPQYPHHPHAEPPYAAPMPQYAPYPRAMPPPQQQLYPHLPPHQQPSPYPPPHAMPGHASQPPHPYMHPPPFESAPPAPAPPPADPELQKRIDKLVEYIAKNGPEFEIVIRDKQHDNPDYAFIFGGDGHAYYRYMLWVTGRPPMAPYPLGSVHMMPPMGPMAHGPPPPMHQPGYPPFYDQHQHFGAHGHGEYETGATFKGLSGPLPADVAAELHDVLTNLNGTKESIKGAKTWFMQRAPFAPALAEALRERLFALEDSERQLHIVFLVNDILFEGLQRRANIQDLDNEAIAFQSVLGSMLVRIYNNPQNKDENQTRLEKILQFWGSKEVYDQETVANLEREMKGGISYPSAPQHVSPDPSTFSGSAKPSKWSSAPPEMEKAFQPAPSAQFPGNQHPAGVYGQTTFPGSLPVQPSLLPPALPQSTAPANANDPTPPPYPLFPPGLIPGMVRKMQIGSGVPYSPLSPLDIPTTIPPSTVPESEILERVTRFFKEIGEENPSEGPMKQGEPGDYDDYERELPARKGGACIPPPASLHVNPETGMRADGSFDSKPGSSGRLGLGASADPSEVSHQYGDVYSSYRKQRSSNYHSSISSRAVAPR, encoded by the exons ATGGACCGGCAGGCCCAGGACtacgcggcggcggccatggcgtacGCGCAGGCGCAGCAGCAGCCTCCGCCGCAGTACGGCTTCCACCCGCAGGCGCAGCCGCAGTACCCGCACCACCCGCACGCCGAGCCGCCCTACGCCGCCCCGATGCCGCAGTACGCGCCCTACCCGCGCGCCATgccgccgccgcagcagcagcTCTACCCGCACCTCCCGCCGCACCAGCAGCCCTCCCCCTACCCGCCGCCCCACGCCATGCCGGGGCACGCCTCCCAGCCGCCTCATCCATACATGCACCCGCCGCCGTTCGAGTCCGCTCCCCCGGCCCCCGCCCCGCCCCCCGCCGACCCGGAGCTCCAGAAGCGCATCGACAAGCTCGTCGAGTACATCGCCAAGAACGGGCCCGAGTTCGAGATCGTGATCCGCGACAAGCAGCACGACAACCCGGACTACGCCTTCATCTTCGGCGGGGACGGCCACGCCTACTACAGGTACATGCTCTGGGTCACGGGGCGGCCCCCCATGGCGCCCTACCCGCTGGGCTCCGTGCACATGATGCCGCCGATGGGCCCGATGGCGCACGGGCCGCCGCCCCCGATGCACCAGCCGGGGTACCCGCCCTTCTACGACCAGCACCAGCACTTTGGCGCCCACGGCCACGGGGAGTATGAGACCGGGGCGACGTTCAAGGGCCTCTCTGGGCCGCTCCCCGCGGATGTCGCCGCGGAGCTGCACGATGTGCTTACCAATCTTAATGGCACCAAGGAGTCGATAAAGGGTGCCAAGACATGGTTTATGCAAAGGGCTCCATTTGCGCCGGCTCTGGCGGAAGCTCTGAGGGAGAGACTATTTGCCTTGGAGGATTCAGAGAGGCAGCTCCACATTGTTTTCCTGGTGAATGATATTCTTTTTGAAGG CTTGCAGAGACGAGCTAATATTCAGGACCTTGACAATGAGGCTATTGCTTTTCAATCTGTGCTGGGCTCCATGCTTGTGAGGATTTATAATAATCCGCAGAATAAAGATGAAAATCAGACTCGCCTTGAGAAAATCCTGCAATTCTGGGGTTCAAAGGAAGTTTATGACCAGGAAACCGTTGCTAACCTTGAAAGAGAGATGAAAGGAGGCATTTCATATCCTTCGGCGCCACAACATGTTTCACCAGATCCCTCAACCTTCTCAG GATCAGCAAAGCCCTCAAAATGGTCCTCTGCTCCGCCAGAGATGGAGAAGGCATTCCAACCTGCCCCTTCTGCACAATTTCCAGGAAACCAACATCCTGCCGGCGTTTACGGCCAAACTACTTTTCCAGGATCTTTGCCAGTGCAACCATCTTTACTCCCCCCTGCGCTTCCTCAAAGCACAGCACCAGCCAATGCAAATGATCCAACTCCACCTCCGTATCCACTATTCCCCCCTGGGCTCATTCCAGGAATGGTCCGGAAGATGCAGATCGGTAGTGGAGTTCCATACTCTCCCTTGAGCCCACTCGACATCCCCACGACCATCCCACCATCGACCGTTCCTGAGTCCGAGATCCTCGAGCGCGTGACGAGGTTCTTCAAGGAGATCGGGGAGGAGAACCCGTCAGAAGGTCCGATGAAGCAGGGCGAGCCTGGTGACTACGATGACTACGAGAGGGAGCTCCCTGCCCGCAAGGGAGGTGCGTGCATCCCACCCCCCGCCAGCCTGCACGTGAACCCTGAGACCGGGATGCGCGCTGATGGCTCGTTCGATAGCAAGCCGGGGTCTAGCGGACGGTTGGGCCTTGGAGCCTCTGCTGATCCGAGTGAGGTGAGCCACCAGTATGGCGATGTGTATTCGTCATATCGCAAGCAGAGGAGCAGCAACTACCATTCTTCCATCAGTTCCCGCGCAGTAGCGCCGAGGTGA
- the LOC119329502 gene encoding zinc finger CCCH domain-containing protein 13-like isoform X3: MTNHMAQGGRDHRIHEFRGRPERRNSPRRRYSPDRDTRGHLFRNKMPPHSRGSSQSRSPIRKSERRPKKKVDGDKSDSSGSFNTSENEDRKKDDIHSSSDEKDDGEAKLKQIALDMKALHEDKSKLQTILDKKIDEAGILSGRVDDLESQLNKEKEDCERMTSKIKKLIKAYGRYVKAQDDLKRSQGRFERLADSLASDSLKSGTKEQGSSVNAGNDDPYNAYEMSPDDQRQKNGSAARKRSAALSTSEEEKTGKKRRVNGDDMIHVSGKYRSEDALESLKNSKGTESLKKLGDDDNNDELNVISSGNDFTDRYNGNEEDDPVDL; the protein is encoded by the exons ATGACTAATCATATGGCTCAAG GGGGGCGAGATCATAGAATTCATGAATTTAGAGGCAGGCCTGAGAGAAGAAACTCACCCCGGCGGAGGTATTCCCCTGACAGAGATACCAGAGGCCATTTGTTTCGTAACAAGATGCCACCACATTCTCGAG GATCTAGTCAATCAAGATCTCCCATCAGGAAGAG TGAGAGAAGGCCTAAGAAGAAAGTTGATGGTGATAAAAGTGATTCATCAGGAAGTTTCAACACCTCTGAAAATGAAGATAGAAAAAAAGATGACATACATTCCAGCAGTGATGAGAAGGATGACGGCGAAGCAAAG CTGAAACAAATTGCACTGGATATGAAAGCATTGCATGAAGATAAATCTAAACTACAG ACGATATTGGACAAGAAAATCGACGAAGCAGGCATACTTTCTGGCAGAGTAGATGATCTTGAATCACAGTTGAACAAAGAGAAAGAAGATTGTGAAAG GATGACCTCCAAAATAAagaaactcatcaaagcatatgggCGTTACGTGAAAGCACAGGATGATTTAAAAAG GTCTCAAGGCCGTTTTGAGAGGTTGGCTGATTCGCTTGCTTCTGATTCCTTGAAATCTGGTACCAAAGAACAAGGGTCGAGTGTGAATGCTGGTAATGATGACCCATATAATGCTTATGAAATGAGCCCAGATGATCAGCGACAGAAGAATGGTTCAGCAGCTAGAAAAAGATCTGCTGCCCTTTCAACAAGCGAAGAAGAAAAAACTG GAAAGAAAAGGAGAGTGAATGGTGACGATATGATCCACGTGTCAGGGAAATATAGATCAGAAGATGCTCTGGAGTCTTTGAAAAATAGCAAAGGAACTGAATCTCTGAAGAAATTAGGGGATGATGACAATAATGACGAACTAAATGTCATTTCTTCTGGCAATGATTTTACAGACAGG TACAATGGCaacgaggaggatgatcctgtggaCTTGTAG
- the LOC119329502 gene encoding zinc finger CCCH domain-containing protein 13-like isoform X2 produces the protein MTNHMAQGCGGRDHRIHEFRGRPERRNSPRRRYSPDRDTRGHLFRNKMPPHSRGSSQSRSPIRKSERRPKKKVDGDKSDSSGSFNTSENEDRKKDDIHSSSDEKDDGEAKLKQIALDMKALHEDKSKLQTILDKKIDEAGILSGRVDDLESQLNKEKEDCERMTSKIKKLIKAYGRYVKAQDDLKRSQGRFERLADSLASDSLKSGTKEQGSSVNAGNDDPYNAYEMSPDDQRQKNGSAARKRSAALSTSEEEKTGKKRRVNGDDMIHVSGKYRSEDALESLKNSKGTESLKKLGDDDNNDELNVISSGNDFTDRYNGNEEDDPVDL, from the exons ATGACTAATCATATGGCTCAAGGTTGTG GGGGGCGAGATCATAGAATTCATGAATTTAGAGGCAGGCCTGAGAGAAGAAACTCACCCCGGCGGAGGTATTCCCCTGACAGAGATACCAGAGGCCATTTGTTTCGTAACAAGATGCCACCACATTCTCGAG GATCTAGTCAATCAAGATCTCCCATCAGGAAGAG TGAGAGAAGGCCTAAGAAGAAAGTTGATGGTGATAAAAGTGATTCATCAGGAAGTTTCAACACCTCTGAAAATGAAGATAGAAAAAAAGATGACATACATTCCAGCAGTGATGAGAAGGATGACGGCGAAGCAAAG CTGAAACAAATTGCACTGGATATGAAAGCATTGCATGAAGATAAATCTAAACTACAG ACGATATTGGACAAGAAAATCGACGAAGCAGGCATACTTTCTGGCAGAGTAGATGATCTTGAATCACAGTTGAACAAAGAGAAAGAAGATTGTGAAAG GATGACCTCCAAAATAAagaaactcatcaaagcatatgggCGTTACGTGAAAGCACAGGATGATTTAAAAAG GTCTCAAGGCCGTTTTGAGAGGTTGGCTGATTCGCTTGCTTCTGATTCCTTGAAATCTGGTACCAAAGAACAAGGGTCGAGTGTGAATGCTGGTAATGATGACCCATATAATGCTTATGAAATGAGCCCAGATGATCAGCGACAGAAGAATGGTTCAGCAGCTAGAAAAAGATCTGCTGCCCTTTCAACAAGCGAAGAAGAAAAAACTG GAAAGAAAAGGAGAGTGAATGGTGACGATATGATCCACGTGTCAGGGAAATATAGATCAGAAGATGCTCTGGAGTCTTTGAAAAATAGCAAAGGAACTGAATCTCTGAAGAAATTAGGGGATGATGACAATAATGACGAACTAAATGTCATTTCTTCTGGCAATGATTTTACAGACAGG TACAATGGCaacgaggaggatgatcctgtggaCTTGTAG
- the LOC119329502 gene encoding zinc finger CCCH domain-containing protein 13-like isoform X1, producing the protein MREMLDPPPRRGPAFKTKLCALWRRGPCPRGPSCGFAHGEGELRTPPPHSTFPPRAGPGGRDHRIHEFRGRPERRNSPRRRYSPDRDTRGHLFRNKMPPHSRGSSQSRSPIRKSERRPKKKVDGDKSDSSGSFNTSENEDRKKDDIHSSSDEKDDGEAKLKQIALDMKALHEDKSKLQTILDKKIDEAGILSGRVDDLESQLNKEKEDCERMTSKIKKLIKAYGRYVKAQDDLKRSQGRFERLADSLASDSLKSGTKEQGSSVNAGNDDPYNAYEMSPDDQRQKNGSAARKRSAALSTSEEEKTGKKRRVNGDDMIHVSGKYRSEDALESLKNSKGTESLKKLGDDDNNDELNVISSGNDFTDRYNGNEEDDPVDL; encoded by the exons ATGCGGGAAATGCTCGATCCTCCGCCGCGCCGCGGCCCGGCCTTCAAGACGAAGCTGTGCGCGCTGTGGAGGCGCGGCCCCTGCCCCCGCGGCCCCTCCTGCGGCTTCGCCCACGGCGAAGGCGAGCTCCGCACGCCGCCTCCCCACTCCACCTTCCCGCCGCGCGCTGGACCTG GGGGGCGAGATCATAGAATTCATGAATTTAGAGGCAGGCCTGAGAGAAGAAACTCACCCCGGCGGAGGTATTCCCCTGACAGAGATACCAGAGGCCATTTGTTTCGTAACAAGATGCCACCACATTCTCGAG GATCTAGTCAATCAAGATCTCCCATCAGGAAGAG TGAGAGAAGGCCTAAGAAGAAAGTTGATGGTGATAAAAGTGATTCATCAGGAAGTTTCAACACCTCTGAAAATGAAGATAGAAAAAAAGATGACATACATTCCAGCAGTGATGAGAAGGATGACGGCGAAGCAAAG CTGAAACAAATTGCACTGGATATGAAAGCATTGCATGAAGATAAATCTAAACTACAG ACGATATTGGACAAGAAAATCGACGAAGCAGGCATACTTTCTGGCAGAGTAGATGATCTTGAATCACAGTTGAACAAAGAGAAAGAAGATTGTGAAAG GATGACCTCCAAAATAAagaaactcatcaaagcatatgggCGTTACGTGAAAGCACAGGATGATTTAAAAAG GTCTCAAGGCCGTTTTGAGAGGTTGGCTGATTCGCTTGCTTCTGATTCCTTGAAATCTGGTACCAAAGAACAAGGGTCGAGTGTGAATGCTGGTAATGATGACCCATATAATGCTTATGAAATGAGCCCAGATGATCAGCGACAGAAGAATGGTTCAGCAGCTAGAAAAAGATCTGCTGCCCTTTCAACAAGCGAAGAAGAAAAAACTG GAAAGAAAAGGAGAGTGAATGGTGACGATATGATCCACGTGTCAGGGAAATATAGATCAGAAGATGCTCTGGAGTCTTTGAAAAATAGCAAAGGAACTGAATCTCTGAAGAAATTAGGGGATGATGACAATAATGACGAACTAAATGTCATTTCTTCTGGCAATGATTTTACAGACAGG TACAATGGCaacgaggaggatgatcctgtggaCTTGTAG
- the LOC119327438 gene encoding probable glycosyltransferase 4 — MAEEQRVAAERRARRKLLFAVPIIPIVLLIVGSCALFLFTAELRRIRIEYACLDGARDAPATNSKEPPEAVVVQAVPGEEEEQPLRQLSDRPYSLGPNVSDYDARRAAWLAAHPRFPAFVAPGRPRVLMVTGSSPRQCKEAEGDHVLLRAFKNKADYCRVHGLDIFYSNAVLDGEMTGFWTKLPLLRALMVAHPEAELLWWVDSDAVFTDMLFEPPWGRYAGHNLVLHGWDGEVYGARNWLGANTGSFLLRNCRWSLDLLEAWARMGPRGPVRERYGRVFAAALSNRAAWEADDQSALVYLLVTERGRWGDKVFLESAYHLHGFWEEIVGRYEEMRSKGRPGLGDHRWPLVTHFVGCKPCGEPGATYDAVACREGMERALNFADDQILGLYGFQHESLGTTAVRRVRNDTGRPLDADDEEVGRLLHPEFRAANPL, encoded by the coding sequence ATGGCGGAGGAACAGCGAGTGGCGGCGGAGAGGCGAGCACGGCGCAAGCTGCTGTTCGCCGTCCCCATCATTCCGATCGTGTTGCTCATCGTCGGGTCATGCGCGCTCTTCTTGTTCACGGCCGAACTCCGGCGCATCCGCATCGAGTACGCCTGCCTCGATGGCGCCCGTGACGCTCCGGCCACGAATTCGAAGGAGCCGCCGGAGGCCGTGGTGGTGCAGGCTGttcccggcgaggaggaggagcaacCGCTGCGCCAGCTGAGCGACCGGCCGTACTCGCTGGGCCCGAACGTGTCCGACTACGACGCCCGCAGAGCGGCGTGGCTGGCCGCGCACCCTCGATTCCCGGCCTTTGTCGCCCCGGGGCGGCCTCGGGTGCTCATGGTCACCGGCTCGTCGCCGCGCCAGTGCAAGGAGGCGGAGGGCGACCACGTGCTCCTCCGCGCGTTCAAGAACAAGGCGGACTACTGCCGCGTGCACGGACTGGACATCTTCTACAGCAACGCGGTGCTGGACGGCGAGATGACGGGGTTCTGGACCAAGCTGCCGCTGCTGCGCGCGCTGATGGTGGCGCACCCGGAGGCGGAGCTGCTGTGGTGGGTGGACTCGGACGCGGTGTTCACGGACATGCTGTTCGAGCCGCCGTGGGGCAGGTACGCGGGCCACAACCTGGTGCTCCACGGCTGGGACGGCGAGGTGTACGGCGCCAGGAACTGGCTCGGCGCCAACACCGGCAGCTTCCTGCTCCGGAACTGCCGGTGGTCGCTGGACCTCCTGGAGGCCTGGGCGCGCATGGGGCCGCGCGGCCCCGTGCGCGAGCGGTACGGGAGGGTCTTCGCGGCGGCGCTGTCGAACCGAGCGGCCTGGGAGGCCGACGACCAGTCGGCGCTGGTGTACCTGCTGGTGACGGAGCGCGGCAGGTGGGGGGACAAGGTGTTTCTGGAGAGCGCCTACCACCTGCACGGGTTCTGGGAGGAGATCGTGGGGCGGTACGAGGAGATGCGGAGCAAGGGGCGGCCGGGGCTCGGCGACCACCGGTGGCCGCTGGTGACGCACTTCGTCGGGTGCAAGCCGTGCGGGGAGCCGGGCGCGACCTATGATGCCGTGGCGTGCCGTGAGGGCATGGAGCGCGCGCTCAACTTCGCCGACGACCAGATACTCGGCCTCTACGGGTTCCAGCACGAGTCGCTCGGCACCACGGCCGTGCGGCGCGTCAGGAACGATACCGGACGGCCGCTGGACGCCGACGACGAAGAGGTCGGCCGGCTCTTGCACCCAGAGTTCAGGGCCGCCAACCCATTGTGA